Proteins encoded in a region of the Triticum dicoccoides isolate Atlit2015 ecotype Zavitan chromosome 3A, WEW_v2.0, whole genome shotgun sequence genome:
- the LOC119268491 gene encoding elongation factor 2-like — translation MVKFTVEGLRIIMDKQNNIRNMSVIAHVDHGKSTLTDSLVAAAGIIAQEVAGDVRMTDTRADEAERGITIKSTGISLFYEMTDESLRSYKGERDGNEYLINLIDSPGHVDFSSEVTAALRITDGALVVVDCIEGVCVQTETVLRQALGERIRPVLTVNKMDRCFLELQVDGEEAYQTFSRVIENANVIMATYEDAKLGDVQVYPEKGTVAFSAGLHGWAFTLTNFAKMYASKFGVDETKMMERLWGENFFDTATKKWTNKNTGSPTCKRGFVQFCYDPIKQIINTCMNDQKDKLWPMLQKLGVTMKADEKELMGKPLMKRVMQTWLPASTALLEMMIFHLPSPSKAQKYRVENLYEGPLDDVYATAIRNCDPEGPLMLYVSKMIPASDKGRFFAFGRVFSGRIATGMKVRIMGPNYVPGQKKDLYVKSVQRTVIWMGKKQESVDDVPCGNTVAMVGLDQFITKNATLTNEKEVDACPIRAMKFSVSPVVRVAVQCKVASDLPKLVEGLKRLAKSDPMVVCSMEESGEHIIAGAGELHLEICLKDLQEDFMGGAEIIVSPPVVSFRETVLEKSCRTVMSKSPNKHNRLYMEARPMEEGLAEAIDDGRIGPRDDPKVRSKVLSEEFGWDKDLAKKIWCFGPETTGPNMVVDMCKGVQYLNEIKDSVVAGFQWASKEGALAEENMRGICFEVCDVVLHTDAIHRGGGQVIPTARRVIYASQLTAKPRLLEPVYLVEIQAPENALGGIYGVLNQKRGHVFEEMQRPGTPLYNIKAYLPVIESFGFSGTLRAATSGQAFPQCVFDHWDMMSADPLEAGSQAAQLVLDIRKRKGLKEQMTPLSEFEDKL, via the exons ATGGTGAAATTCACAGTAGAAGGACTCCGCATCATCATGGACAAGCAAAATAATATTCGCAACATGTCTGTTATTGCTCATGTGGACCATG GCAAGTCTACGCTTACTGATTCTCTAGTGGCAGCTGCTGGGATTATTGCACAAGAAGTTGCAGGTGACGTCCGCATGACTGATACTCGTGCAGATGAAGCAGAACGTGGTATCACAATCAAATCCACGGGTATATCTCTTTTCTATGAGATGACTGATGAATCACTCAGGTCTTATAAGGGCGAGAGAGATGGGAATGAATACCTGATCAACCTTATAGATTCGCCTGGGCACGTTGATTTCTCTTCAGAAGTCACAGCTGCTCTTCGTATTACTGATGGTGCTTTGGTGGTGGTTGACTGTATTGAGGGTGTCTGTGTGCAAACTGAAACTGTGCTTCGCCAAGCCCTTGGTGAGAGGATTAGGCCCGTCCTTACTGTGAACAAGATGGACAGATGCTTCCTTGAGCTTCAGGTTGATGGTGAGGAAGCTTACCAGACTTTCTCCCGTGTCATTGAGAACGCCAATGTCATTATGGCAACATATGAAGATGCAAAACTTGGTGATGTCCAAGTCTACCCAGAGAAGGGAACTGTTGCTTTCTCTGCTGGTTTACATGGATGGGCATTTACTCTCACCAACTTTGCTAAGATGTATGCCTCCAAGTTTGGAGTTGATGAAACTAAAATGATGGAGAGGCTTTGGGGTGAGAACTTCTTTGACACAGCCACGAAAAAGTGGACCAACAAGAACACGGGCTCTCCTACTTGCAAGAGAGGTTTTGTTCAGTTCTGCTATGATCCAATCAAGCAAATAATCAACACCTGCATGAATGACCAGAAGGATAAATTGTGGCCTATGTTACAGAAGCTTGGTGTGACCATGAAGGCTGATGAGAAGGAGCTAATGGGCAAGCCTTTAATGAAGCGTGTTATGCAGACTTGGCTGCCAGCAAGTACAGCTCTACTTGAGATGATGATATTCCACCTTCCTTCTCCTTCCAAAGCACAGAAGTATCGTGTAGAGAACTTGTATGAGGGGCCCCTTGACGATGTCTATGCAACTGCTATAAGAAACTGTGACCCAGAAGGTCCTCTTATGCTCTATGTTTCCAAGATGATTCCAGCATCTGACAAGGGCAGATTCTTTGCGTTTGGCCGTGTCTTCTCTGGGAGAATTGCAACTGGCATGAAGGTCCGGATCATGGGCCCAAACTATGTTCCTGGCCAGAAGAAGGATCTGTACGTGAAGAGTGTCCAGCGTACAGTTATTTGGATGGGAAAGAAGCAAGAGTCTGTTGACGATGTTCCTTGTGGTAATACTGTTGCTATGGTTGGCTTGGATCAGTTCATCACAAAGAATGCTACCCTGACAAACGAAAAGGAGGTTGATGCATGCCCAATCAGAGCAATGAAATTTTCTGTATCCCCTGTTGTACGCGTTGCTGTGCAGTGCAAGGTTGCCTCTGATCTTCCCAAACTTGTCGAAGGCTTGAAGCGCCTGGCGAAGTCTGACCCTATGGTTGTGTGTTCCATGGAAGAGTCTGGCGAGCATATCATTGCTGGAGCTGGAGAGCTGCACCTTGAAATTTGTTTGAAGGATCTGCAGGAGGATTTCATGGGTGGTGCTGAGATTATTGTTTCCCCTCCTGTTGTCTCTTTCCGTGAGACCGTTCTTGAGAAGTCCTGCCGCACCGTGATGAGCAAGTCCCCGAACAAGCACAACCGTCTCTACATGGAAGCTCGTCCCATGGAGGAAGGGCTGGCCGAGGCCATTGACGATGGCCGCATCGGCCCACGTGATGATCCCAAGGTGCGCTCCAAGGTCCTGTCCGAGGAGTTTGGTTGGGACAAGGATCTTGCCAAGAAGATTTGGTGTTTTGGACCCGAGACCACTGGGCCGAACATGGTTGTTGATATGTGCAAGGGAGTGCAGTATCTGAATGAAATCAAGGACTCCGTTGTGGCTGGCTTCCAGTGGGCGTCGAAAGAAGGGGCATTGGCAGAGGAAAACATGCGTGGTATTTGCTTTGAGGTCTGTGACGTCGTTCTCCATACAGATGCTATTCACAGGGGTGGCGGTCAGGTCATCCCGACGGCTAGAAGGGTTATTTATGCTTCTCAGCTCACAGCTAAGCCAAGGTTACTTGAGCCTGTGTACCTAGTGGAGATCCAGGCACCTGAGAATGCACTTGGTGGTATCTATGGTGTTCTTAACCAGAAGAGAGGGCACGTGTTTGAGGAGATGCAGAGGCCTGGTACCCCACTTTACAACATCAAGGCGTACCTCCCTGTTATCGAGTCCTTTGGTTTCTCCGGCACACTTAGGGCTGCGACATCTGGTCAGGCCTTCCCGCAGTGTGTGTTTGATCACTGGGACATGATGTCTGCTGATCCTTTGGAGGCAGGATCACAGGCGGCGCAGCTGGTTTTGGATATCCGCAAGAGAAAAGGGTTGAAAGAACAGATGACCCCTCTCTCCGAATTTGAGGACAAGCTCTAA